The Gammaproteobacteria bacterium genomic sequence GGCGAGACCCATTACTGGGTGGAAACCGAGGTCGATAACTACAAGGTAAGCAAGAAGGGCCAGCGCAAGCGTCAGGGCGACGCGGTGGTGATGAAAGTGCTGCTGCCCGCGTCCGCGCTCAACGGCGACCCCGGCAATATCCTCAATAACCTGGGCGGTTACGGCAAGGAGATCATCATGCAGGCCGGCGACGCACAGCCCATGCGTATCCGCGAGGGCGGCATGATGGCCGGCATGATGCTCAAGGCGATGGGCGTGAAGGTGGAATACCAGTTCGCCAGCGCGGGCAACGAGAAAGTTACGGTGCCGGCCGGCGAGTTCAAAGCGGAAAAATTCACCGGCTCCGGCTCGGTCGAGACCCGCGTACTCATGAGCAAGATGTCAGTGCAGAGCGATTCGCAGTTCTGGCTGTCGCGCGACGTGCCGTTCGGCATGGTGAAAATGAGCTCGGTCGAAACCGTCAACGGCAAACCGCAGACCACCGAGGCGCACCTGGCCGCCTACGGCAACAGCGGCGCGACCAGCGCCATCAGCGGCGAGCCCATGGACATGTTTGGCGGCCCCGACGGCGGCCTCAACCTGCAGGACCTGATCCCCGGCGGCTAAGCATGGGGACAGTACATGTATATCCATACAGGCACTGTCCCTATCTTCGGGGTGCCAGCTGCCTGCCGGTCAGGCTCTCGATTCTCGCGATGAACTGCTTCGAGCCCAGCGGTCGGCCTGACTTCGTGTGCCTGCGAAAGCTGTCATGCGCGTCCGCGCTGTCTTCGTCTGCCAGGTAGGCCCGCCAGTCCGGGAAAAGCTCAAGCATGGGTGCGACGGATACCAGTGAATCGTCGTGTCCGGCAAGGTGCGCGCGTGCGCTCGACCATTCCCAATCGTCTGCGGCAGCCGCCAGGCGCGCCCTGACGGGATTGAGTTCAACATACCGAACGCAGGCGACAAGATGGGCTTCGTCCATAGGGAAGGAGTTGAATCGCGCCTGCCACAAGTGCCCCCGCCAATCGTTTCGCTCGTTGATCTTTCGAGCGAATCTCTCGTGCGGCTTGGCGATTGCCCCGCGCAGACCGTCCAGGGTGCTCGGTACCAGCACCAGGTGAACGTGATTGGGCATGAGGCAATACGCCCAGCAGCGAGTGCCGGCAAACTCACATTCTTTTGATAGCAGGCTCAGGTAGAACCTGTAGTCATCGTCTTTGAAGAAGACCTGTTGCCGCCGGCTCCCTCTTTGAATGACGTGATGTGGGTAACCGACTGCGACGACCCGGGCGATCCTTGCCATTGTCGGGGACAGCACCTGTATGTCTGAGTTGTTCGCGGCTGAGGCTACCGGCGTGCCCGGATGCCGTCGCGGCTGAAATCTCGCCAGAATCCCCGCAGTACCTGTATGGATATACAGGTACTGTCCCCATCTGAGTACTAATACGGATAGACACGCCCTGGCTGGCTGTCGGTGGATTTTACAATTCCCGCAGTTTCGGGGTGCTTCAGGGCCGGCGAAAAACCACAGGTTACTGAAAAATATAGGAGCACTGGATTCTGGCGCGGGTTTTGCATTCACAGACATCAGAGCCATGGAGGCACTGACGTCTGACATAATCCACTGGGGAGCTACCAAAAATGAGAATTAAAGAAACGGAAAAACAGCAGTTTGAGCAAGACCTGCTGAGTTATTCGATTTCGGCACAGAACCAACCGACCGCGAAGAGTTCCTGGAAGGCGTACGGTGCCGCTGCTTCGACCGCGCTGCTGGCCAGCTCGGCACTTGAGGCCGCCATCATCTACAGCGGGCCGCAGAACATCAACATCACCGCTTCCGGCTCCGGTGCGACAGCGTATACCGCGATCGACATGGATGGCGGTGGTGCCGATTTCGGATTCGGCGCCGCCAATTTCGGTGTTTATAATACGTTTTATGGCAGCACGGTTGTTACCGGCACTAACGCCGCATTTGCCGTCGGATACGGTGGCGGCGGTATAGCCGCTTCAGCCACTTACGGGCGTGCAAGCAAGTTCAGCTCCGGTGCAACCATCGGTGGCGGCGCCGGTTTCGCAGGGACCGCCTTTTTCAACGCCACCGCCGCGACCAGCAACACGACGGCCTTCAACGCCGGGTTCAACTCGTCGACCGGGTTTATCGGCGTGCAGCTGGCCAGCGGCAATTTTGGCTGGATCCAGGTCCACGTCGACTTTAGTTTTGCGCCCGGCAACAATGGAGTGACGATCCTGGACTGGGCCTATGATGACAGCGGTGCAGCGATCCGGGCCGGCGACACCGGTGCGGTAGCAGCGCCGGAGCCGGCCACCAACATGCTGGTGGGCATGGGCCTGCTCGCACTGGGCGCATCCGGTATCCGCACGCTGCGTCGGCGCAAACGCGAAGCCGGCCTGACCAGCTGAGCGCTGCCAGACCAGCCAAGGCCACAAAGGCTGCAAAAACCCCGCCTCGGCGGGGTTTTTTGTCAGGCGAGTCTGGCCTGATATTGTCAAAACCCAGTGTTGCGTATCCGTCGGTGGAATTACGCAAAACACGGCAATAAGATCAGCGTTCGACATAGAGGTAGAACACAATGCCAACCCCGATCAAAAACAAAGTATTGCTTATTGGCTGGGACGCAGCCGACTGGAAAAGCATCGGACCGCTGATGGATGCCGGCAAGATGCCGGCGCTGCAGTCGATGGTCGAGAACGGTGTTTCAGGCAACCTGTCTACCCTGCACCCGGTGCTGTCGCCGATGCTGTGGACCTCTATCGCAACGGGCAAGCGGCCTTTCGATCATGGCGTGCACGGTTTTTCCGAACCCACTGCAGATGGCAAAGGTGTGCAGCCGATCTCGGTGCTGGCTCGCAAGACCAAGGCGATCTGGAGCATACTCAACCAGCACGAACAGCGGTCGGTGATCGTCGGCTGGTGGCCAAGCCATCCTGCCGAGCCCATCAATGGCGTGATGGTGTCCAACCACTACCAGACCGCGCTTGGCCCGCTGAAGGACGGCTGGCCCATTGCACCGGCCATCGTGCATCCGCCGGAAAAATGCGAGGAGCTGGCCGAGCTGCGCTTTCATCCCGATGAGCACATGGCGCCACACATATTGCCGTTTGTGCCGCGCGCCGCGGAAGTCGACCAGGAAGAAGACCGGCGCCTGGCGTCGTGCCTGAAAATTATCTGCGAGGCCACCAGTATTCACTCCTGCGCCACCGAGTTGCTCGAGAATGAAAGCTGGGACTTCGCCGCCGTCTATCACGATGCGATAGACCACTTTGGCCATGGTTTCATGAAATACCATCCGCCACGGCTGGACCGCGTTCGGGAAGGCGATTTTGATATTTATGGCAACGTGGTTACGGCAGGTTACCTGTATCACGACATGATGCTGGGCCGGATGCTGGAACTGGTGGATGACGATACGACAGTGATACTGGTGTCCGATCACGGTTTTCATTGTGACCACCTGCGTCCCGCCTCGATCCCGCGGGAGCCGGCCGGCCCGGCCATCGAGCACCGCGATTTCGGCATATTCGTCATGCAGGGTCCCGGGGTGCGCAAGGACGAGCTGATTCACGGCGCATCGGTGCTGGATATTACGCCGACACTGCTGACGATGTATGGCCTGCCGGTTGCTGACGATATGGCGGGCAAGCCGCTGCTGGCAGCTTTCGCGGAGCCGCCTGAAGTCACGCATATTCCCAGCTGGGAAGACGTAGCGGGTGACGACGGCCAGCATCCGCCGGGCAAACAGACGGATCAATACGAGTCCAAGGCGGCACTGGAGCAGCTGGTGGCCCTCGGCTATATCGAATCGGCCGGCGAAGACGCCGAGATGGCCGTGGAAAAAGTCGTGCGTGAGCTCCAGTACAACCTGGCGCAGTCCTATATGGATGCGGACCGCAACCGGGCCGCCGAGCCGATCCTGGAGGACCTGTACGCACGTTACCCGCTGGAATACCGCTTCGCGATCAAGCTGGCGATGTGCTACCGGGCGCTGGACAAGACCGACAAGCTGGCGCCGCTGGTCGAGGAGCTGAACAACGGCACCCGGCGCGATGCCGAGGTAGCGCGGAAGAAACTCAAGGAATTTGCCGACGTGGCGCGCGCCCGCCGTAAAGCGCGCAAGGAGCAGCGCGAGGCTGATGAGAAGGCCGGAATCGACCCGAAAGACCGGAAAGTGGAGCCCATCTTCGACGAGGAAGAGCGGAAGGCTATCGCCGAGCTGCGCGACATCTCCAGGGTCAATATCGCGTCCATCGAATTCCTGGCCGGCTACGTGCAGGTGGCCGACGGCAATGCCGAGGAGGCACTCGAGCACCTGCTGATAGCTGAACAATCCGACGTCGTGCGGCCGGGCCTGCATTTGCAGATTGGTGAGGCCTATCTCAAGCTCGAACGCTGGGAAGATGCTGAACGGAGTTTTCTCAAGGCGGGTGAGCTCGATGGCGTCAACGCCAACGTTCACTTTGGACTGTGCCGCACCTATTTGTCGCAACGCGAAAACCAGAAGGCGGCCGATGCGGCGCTGAAAGCGGTGGGGCTGCGTTATCATTACCCGATGGCGCACTATTGCCTGGGTATGGCCCTGCACCGGATGGGCAGGATCGACAGTGCCATTGAAGCGCTGAAAGTGGCCCTGTCGCAAAACCCCAATTTCCCCGAGGTACATGAGCGGCTGTCTACCATCTACAGCAAACGCCTTAACGAACCGGACCTGGCGCTGACGCACACGGTCCTGGCCAAGGAAATGAGAACAGAAAACCGCCGGCGGCGGCGCGAGGCGCTGGGCCTGCCGATCCCGGAAAAGGTAGCGGTGGATCTCGACGAGATGCTGCCGAAGGTGCCGTCCGTCGAGCGCGAGGTAGACCCGAAGAAGATCCCACGGCTGCGCCAGCCGCCGGAGGCGCCACAGAGCGAGCCGGCTGATGACAGTGAGTACATTACGATCGTAACCGGGCTGCCGCGTTCGGGAACGTCGATGATGATGCAGATCCTTAATGCTTCCGGCCTGCAGCCACTGACCGACGAGCTGCGCGAGGCGGACGAAGATAACCCGCGCGGTTATTTTGAAATCAAGGAAGCTACCCAGCTGCGCGACAACCCGAGCTGGGTGGGCAATGCGCGTGGCAAATCGGTCAAGGTGATTGCGCAACTGCTGGGCGAGCTGCCGCAGGGCTACAAGTACCGCGTCATTTTCATGCAGCGAAATATTGACGAGGTGCTGGATTCGCAGGCCATGATGCTGGAGCGCCTGGGCAAGGAAGGCGGTAAACTGGCGCACGAAAAAATGAAGACGGTGTTTCAGGGCCAGCTTGCACATGCCCGCAAACTGCTGCGGCGGCACGGTATCCCGACGTTTTTCGTACCGTATGTCGCGGCAATCGAGAAGCCTGAACTGACGGCTGAAAAACTGGCTGAATTCCTCGGTTCAGACGCAGACGCAAAGGCAATGGCTGCGGCGATCGATCCTTCGCTTTACCGGCAACGTCGCAAAGCCGCGGCAGACGACGAAGACGACCAGTCTGCGGCCGGTTGATGGTCAGCGGATGCGAATGTTGACCCGGGTACCGGCCCGGACGAGTTTGGTGTCGGCTACGATTGCTTGCCTGCCAGCATTGGCATTGGTGGCCTGTACGCAGGACCCGGGCAAATCCGGGGCCGACGAAGAAGCCGGTTCTTCGCCCGCGGTATTTCGCGAGGTGGCCGCGGAGACCGGGCTGGACTTCATGCACTTCAACGGCATGTCCGGCGAGTTGTACTTTGTCGAAGTGACCGGTTCCGGCGTCGCGCTGTTCGACTACGATAACGATGGCGACCTCGATGTGTACCTGGTGCAAAGCGAAATGCTGGGCCCGGCGAGCCTGGAGGAGGCTACCTTCCCACCAACCGGCCCGCTCACCGATCGGCTGTTTCGTAACGACCTGGCGATAAACGCCGACGGTGAGGCTGTTCTGCAGTTTACCGATGTCACCGAGGCGGCAGGACTGGACATGCATGGTTACGGCCTCGGGGTGGCTGCTGGCGACTACGACAATGACGGATGGGTGGATCTTTACGTTACCCGGTTCGAGTCGAACGCGTTACTGAGAAACCTTGGTAATGGCCGCTTTGCCGAAGTTACCGAAACTGCCGGCGTGGATGACACCCGCTGGACCGCGAGTGCCAGTTTTGTCGACGTCGACCTCGACGGGTGGCTGGACCTTTATGTCTGTAACTACGTCAATTTTACGATTGCAGGGCACAAGCGCTGTGCAATGCCGTCGGGTGCGCGCGAATACTGTGGCCCGATCAGTTACCGGTCAGAACCCGATCGACTGCTCCGTAACAGCGGCGACGGCACGTTTGAAAACGCGACCGGCCAGGCCGGCATCGCGCGTGAATTTGGCGGCTGTCTCGGCGTTATCGGCGCCGATTTCAACGGCGACAATCTGCCCGACCTGTACGTGGCCAATGACGGCACGGCCAACCAGTACTGGGTCAACCAGGGCAACCTTCGTTTCGAGAACGACGCCTTGATGGGTGGCGTGGCGCTGAACTGGAAGGGCTCGGTCGAGGCCAGCATGGGTGTCGGCGCGGCCGATTTCGACAACGATGGCGACCGGGATATTTTCATCACCCATCTCGATGGCGAAACCAACACGCTTTACCTGAACGATGGTGCAGGGATGTTTTCCGATGTCACGCCGGTCAGCGGCCTGGCCGATCCCAGCCGCAGCCTGACCGGTTTCGGCATGGCCTGGTTCGACTACGATAACGACGGATGGCTGGACCTGTTTATTGCCAACGGCGCGGTCAAGCTGGTCGAGGCGCAAAAGCGTGCCGGCAGCCTGCATCCGCTGGGCCAACGCAACCAGCTGTATCGCAACCTCGGTAACAACGGGTTCGAGGAAGTGCTGGACCCGGCCGTTGGCGCCGAACTGGAGGTCAGCCGCGGCACCGCCGTTGGTGACCTCGACAATGACGGCGACCTGGACCTCGTCGTGACCAACAACGCCGGTCCCGTCCGCTTACTGCGCAACGAGGTGGACAATAACAATCACTGGCTGGGTGTCCGCCTGCTCAGTGGAAAGCGTGATGCGGTCGGTGCGCGCGTGGAAGTTTTCCGGGACGGGCTGCCCGCGTTGTGGCGCTGGTCGCAGGCAGACGGCAGTTATCTGTCTTCCAATGACCCGCGTGTACTGGTCGGCCTGGGTAATTCAACAGACATCGACGAGCTGCGCGTGCACTGGCCGGACGGAAAAGTCGAAAGCTGGCGCGGCCTGGGCATTGACCGCTATGTCACTTTAACAAAAGGCGAAGGGCAGTCATTGCCCTGAGGTTCCTGGCGGGGGCCTCATTCGGGTGCCGCAGCTGGCCCCTTTTGACGATTGCTGTAGGCCTGAAGGACGGTCTCCAGTCTCTGGGTAGGCGTGCCGGCGCTTCGCGCAAGCTCGATAGCCTGCTGCTGCACACTCACTGCTGAATCGAAATCACCAGCCGCTGCGTGCGCCATGGCAACGGTGCCGGCGTAGCGCCAACTCTGTCGGTCGGCATCGAAGGCCTGCTGTGCCAGCGTCATCACACGAGTCACCGGGGGTTCGCTCTCACACTGCAACAGCGTGCGGGCGAGACCGTCAGCCAGCAAATGGCTGTCCGGCAGCGCTGAATGCGATTGTTCCAGCGCGTTCAGCGCCGCGCCGCAGCCGGCAGTGCGCCTGAGCGCCGCGGCGCGTCCGGCATGCGCGCGTACGCTCGCCGGCTCACGCTCCAGCACGAACTCGAAAACACCCAGCGCGTCATCGGGTCGGTTCAGGTAGTCCATCAATAATTGGCCATAGTCGAGATTGATTGTGATATTGTCCGGTTCCAGTTCGAGCGCCGTTTCTATAGCGGCCCGGGCTTGTTCCATGTCGCCTTGTCGTCGATAAAGGCGCGACAGTGTCCCGCGCAAGACGGCGGCGTCTGGATTAATCTCGATTGCACTCTCTAACATAGAAACCGCCTCTTCGGTTTTCCCTGTCCAATCCATCGCCCGCGCCAGGCGAGCACGTGCAAAACTGCTCTGCGGGTCGATTTCGAGTGCCTCGCGATAGAGCTCGATCGCGGCGCCAACGCGGCCACTTTCAAATGCCCGGTTGCCCTGACGCACGAGTCTTGTGGCGTTCACGGCACTTTGATGCATCGACTTGAGTAACGGATCACTAACGGTTGCTCTCCCACCGTCACCGACACCTTGCAGCAATTCCCTGGCCTGGTCATTCTTGCCGACTGCCCGGTAACTCATTGCAAGCTGGTAATGAATAAGGTTTTTTATTGTCGCGTCGGATGCCGCCTCTTTGATGGCCTCCAGGGCCTCGATCGCACTGGCATGGTCGCCCTCGGCTGCGTCAACCTGCGCCAGGGCGACGACGGGCATCATCGCACTGGGGTTGATCTTTTTGGCCTGCTCGTACATGAGACGGGCGTTGTCGTAATCGTTCTCGACCTGGTACAGGTCGCCAAGCCAGGTCAGCGCCGCAACAAACTGCTGTGGTTCGGCGGTGACATCCTGTTTCATTAGCTCGATGACGCGCTGCAGTCCGCGGATGGCAATCGATGTCTTGCCGGCCTTGCGGAACAAGTGGGCACGATAATAGGTCCAGCGGTAGTCATCGGGTGCGAGCAGTTCGGCATTGCGATAGCTGACCTCGGCGGCGTCGTTCAGTTCGTGACTGTGGAAAATCTTGCCCAGTTCACCGTAGGCCTTGGCCAGCAGCTGACTGTCCGGACTGGATTTCTCGAGGGCCGCCACGCGCTCGTACATCTCTTCGAGCTGTTTCCTGGAGGCGGTTTCCAGCCTGTCCAGGTCCGGAAACGGAATGGGCCGCACCGTATCCCGGGCATCGACGCCGCCTGTCACCGGCTGCGACTCGCTGCAGCCGGTTGCTGCAATCAGCAGGCACAAGGCAAGCGAAATTATTATTCTCAGTGGTCGTTCGGTCATCTGGAAAGGCCCTGTTTCAATCATTACCAAACCCTACCGCAGAGCCGGATCAAAGGTCCAGAACGCTAGTCGCGGGTAAAGGGCACGAAGATGACCGGGGCAACGTTATTCGTGTTGATGCTGCCATCTTCCAGCTTTGTGAGAACCTGCAGAATCTGCGTACGGCCTTCCGGCCCGACCGGGATCACCAGCCGCCCGCCAACGGCTAACTGGTCGATCAGCGGTTGCGGCACCGTTTCCGGTGCGGCGGTCACCAGGATGGCGTCGAACGGTGCGTTTTCCGGCCAGCCGGCGTAGCCGTCGCCGGCCCTGACACTGACATTGTCATAACCCAGGCGATCGAGCGTTGCCGCGGCGCGCTCGGCGAGCATGTCGATGATCTCGATGGTGTAGACATGGCCGGCCAGCTCGGCCAGCACGGCCGCCTGGTAACCCGAGCCGGTACCTACCTCCAATACCACCGACTCCGCGTCGACCCCCGCCAGGTCGGTCATCAGCGCAACGATGTAGGGCTGCGAAATCGTCTGGCCTGCGCCGATGGGTAATGGCCGGTTGTCGTAAGCGACACGGCGCTGCCGCGGCGTCACGAATTCGTGGCGCGCGACTTTTTCCATGACCGTCATTACGCGTTCGCTGACGTACGGTGGGCCGCTGCGGCGAATCTCTTCCAGCATGAGTCGGTGGGCCGGTGCGGTGTCGTGTTGCGCGGGTTGCTGTTGCAACCTGGAATGATCGGCAACCGGATCCGGCCCGCTGCACGCGGCGAGCAGGGCGGCGATTGCTGTCAGGGTGTGTCTGCGCATTCGGCCATCTCCTGGTTCTTAATATAGCGCGGTTCCCCCGTAAGAGCGGCTCGTGGGAGCGGCTTTAGCCGTGACCCAGGCAGTCGCCGCTCCCACGAGGCCGCTGCCACGAAGCATGGTCGCAAGTCGCGGCTGAAGGCCTACAGGACGAAACAGAAAATCAACGGGTTAGCGGCTGTCAGCCACAGGAAATCAGAGGCTTAATCCGCGATTGTGACGCAGGTCGCGTTGCCGGGCGGTTCGCGCCAGTAATTTTACATATCCAATGTGCTGATCCCCGTCGATGTCCTGTCCGGAAGGTTGTTTCGGCCGGGATTTGCGGGATGGACTGGAATATTTTTTGATGCGATTGCCGGCTGACAATCTGCTGCGCAGACTTGCGTCGCACCCCCTGGCGGGTGCGTGGCTCAGCATCGTGTTCGCAATTTGCATGAGCTCGGCCGACGCGGCGACCTACACAGTCACCAAGACCGCCGATACCAGCGACGGCGTGTGCAATGCTGACTGCTCGCTGCGCGAAGCGCTTACTGTCGCCGTCGGCGGCGGCGATATTGTTGCTTTCAATATTCCACTGGCCGATCCGGGCTACAGCGCCGGTACCGGCGTATTTACCATTGCGCCCGGCTCACCGCTACCTGCAATCTCCGGTGCCAACACCACCATTGATGGTACGACCCAGACAGCCAACGTTGGCAACACCAACCCGACGGTGCACGGTACCGGGGGCCTGGTGGGGGTCAACGAAGAAATCCTGTTACAGGTCAACGGGCCGGAAATAGAGATCCTGGGACAGAACACAATTGCCGCGGGGTTACGCGTGAGCGCGAACAACACCGTGATTCGTGGCCTGGCAATCTATGGTTTTGGCAACGCCAATGGCGAAGGCGATATCGTGGTCGATAACGGCGTCAACGGCGGCACGTTCGAGTTCAACGTACTCGGTGCCCGGGCACACTTGTTTGCCGACCCCGCGCCCGGTCCACGCAGCCGCGCCGGTTTTGCTTCCAACGGTGGTGATGCCTGGACACTGCAGAACAACGTCATCGGTTTCGGCCAGACCCGTGGCGCCTATATCGTCAATGCTTCGCAGAACTGGGTGGTGCAGGGCAACGAATTTGTTGACGGTGGGTTGGTCGACATAGGCGGCGACAATATCGCGATTGAAGGTAATTCCACACCGGGCACCGTCAGCGCCAACCTGATCAGGGGTGCGGCCAGCCAGGGCCTGGTTATTTCCGGCACCAATGCCAATACCATCATCAATAATACTTTCCGCGGCAATGGTGTCGGCCACGTCGGCACGCCACCGGCGCAAAGCGGCGCATTGACGCTGCGGTCGACCGCTGACAATGTTGATATCAAGCGCAACATATTTGATGCCAACTATGGACCTGGCTTGATGATAAACAATGGGTCGATAGACACTCGTTATACGCGCAATCACTTTTTTGACAACGGCACTATTTTATCCCGCAACGGCTCCGGTCCCAGCAACCAGATCGCTGTAGACCTGCAGGAGCCAACTGACAACCAGAATCTCGGCACACCGCCTTATTTCAACCTCAATGATGACGGTGACGGCGATAGTGGCGGCAACGACATCCTCAATTTCCCTGTAATCGAAACAGCTCAAATCCTTGGGCCAAACCTGGTTGTCAGTGGCTACGTGACTGCAAATGCCTCCATCGAGTTTTACCTTGGTGATGCAGACCCCGGTAACTGGGGCGAAGGCCAGATCTTCCTGTTCAAAGACGATGAAGGTTCCGGCAACGACAATGACGGCACGACAGGCAGCTATGGCCCGGGGGCGGTCAATGGCGTGGTACAGGGGGAAGAGACCAATGTGCCGCGATTCAGCTTTACCGTGCCGCTGGCAACGCTGCCCGTGCCGGTAACGTCTTCGGATGAAATCGTAGCCACGGCAACGGATGCAACCCAGACCTCCGAATTCAGCGCACGCGCTCCGGCTTTCGCCGGCAATATCGGTGGCACCGTATTTGTCGACATCGTCGGTGACGGGCTGGCGGACGGGCCGATCGGGCCATTGCCGAATCCATTCGAATCCGGCACCCGGATCGAGCTGTGGCTCGACGGCGGTGACGACCTGCCCGATGGCGGCGACGATGTTTACCAGTCATTCACCACCTCGGCGCTTGCCGATGGCACCTACGCGTTTTCCAGCCTGAGTAACGGTACTTACTGGGTCACGGTCGATGCCGGCGGCGTTAACCGCGGGCCTTACAACGGCGGTTATTCGGGTGCCGATGCCTGGGCCGAGCAGACGTATGGCCCTGTTGGTGCAGCCACCTATGATGGGGTGTCATGGTCATTCGCGCCGACCGCAGGCGCGGTGTATGGCGGCGCGCGCTGGGACCAGTCCGACCGCTTCCCGCCGGCCAACTCCCTGCCTACCGCCGAGCACATAGCGCGTGTCGTCGTGAACAACAACGATACCGCCAACGTTGATTTTGGTTTCAGTTTTAATGTAGTGACCACTACCCGCGGTGGTGACGCCACGGCCGACCCGGGTACGCCACCGGGTCAGCGTACAGTGCAGGGCTCGCTGTACCAGTTCATCACCAATGCCAATGCCGGGAGCGGCGCCAACGCGATGCGCTTTGTGCCGGCCGCACCAACAAACGCGAGTAGTGGCGGCCATAGCTGGTGGCAAATCCCGGTTACGGCAGCGCTGCCGCAGGTGCTGGACGTGACGACGACTATTGACGGGGCAGCGCTTGACGCAGCAGACGGCGTGACACCGGTCGATCCCAACACGGCGGCGATCGGCAGCGGTGCGGCGGTCGGCGTCAGCGGAACTTTCAATACACCGCAGCTCGATCCGGAGCTGGAACTGCGTGGTGACGGGGTGGTCAGCCTGGGACTGGATATACAGCCGGCCGCCGATGGCAGCAGCGTGCGCAATCTGGCGATCAATGCCTTTACCATCAATGCGGCGCGTCTCATTGGTACCACGGCCGACGCGCTGGATAGCGTGACGTTTGAAAATACGGTCCTGGGGGCATCGCCGGCGTCGTTTACCGATGTGCCGGC encodes the following:
- a CDS encoding CSLREA domain-containing protein, which produces MRLPADNLLRRLASHPLAGAWLSIVFAICMSSADAATYTVTKTADTSDGVCNADCSLREALTVAVGGGDIVAFNIPLADPGYSAGTGVFTIAPGSPLPAISGANTTIDGTTQTANVGNTNPTVHGTGGLVGVNEEILLQVNGPEIEILGQNTIAAGLRVSANNTVIRGLAIYGFGNANGEGDIVVDNGVNGGTFEFNVLGARAHLFADPAPGPRSRAGFASNGGDAWTLQNNVIGFGQTRGAYIVNASQNWVVQGNEFVDGGLVDIGGDNIAIEGNSTPGTVSANLIRGAASQGLVISGTNANTIINNTFRGNGVGHVGTPPAQSGALTLRSTADNVDIKRNIFDANYGPGLMINNGSIDTRYTRNHFFDNGTILSRNGSGPSNQIAVDLQEPTDNQNLGTPPYFNLNDDGDGDSGGNDILNFPVIETAQILGPNLVVSGYVTANASIEFYLGDADPGNWGEGQIFLFKDDEGSGNDNDGTTGSYGPGAVNGVVQGEETNVPRFSFTVPLATLPVPVTSSDEIVATATDATQTSEFSARAPAFAGNIGGTVFVDIVGDGLADGPIGPLPNPFESGTRIELWLDGGDDLPDGGDDVYQSFTTSALADGTYAFSSLSNGTYWVTVDAGGVNRGPYNGGYSGADAWAEQTYGPVGAATYDGVSWSFAPTAGAVYGGARWDQSDRFPPANSLPTAEHIARVVVNNNDTANVDFGFSFNVVTTTRGGDATADPGTPPGQRTVQGSLYQFITNANAGSGANAMRFVPAAPTNASSGGHSWWQIPVTAALPQVLDVTTTIDGAALDAADGVTPVDPNTAAIGSGAAVGVSGTFNTPQLDPELELRGDGVVSLGLDIQPAADGSSVRNLAINAFTINAARLIGTTADALDSVTFENTVLGASPASFTDVPALNVGRGVFGRDLTNSTIRNNLVGWYDWGLQVQFDTFDSVIETNEIRGSTTYGIYLGGVAGTGQQPARVTMRGNLVEESGSQGINTQQSLNQLTIDENTVRLTGGHAVRAYGVQNTITGNIIADNSGTGLLVIGDNLPGYPAASQNRISQNRFGNNTGLAIDLVANGVNADGITLNDDLDADTSGANELHNYPVIESAILAGGNLTVTGYVRPGVEIEFYEAVGAANDQNGGGTAHGEGIDYLFSATEGAGADTDGATGSYASADYGSDTSANRFRFVVPAPAGLALGEELSAISIDTTNDTSEFGPNVTVNPPYTIVKRAFLPDGTPVGDGSSLPVGVGFKWLLYINNNDGATSDASIRDVLDPLFAYQAGSLQVDNSVTACAAAACTPAEESAIFTAVSATALLTDVIDGDVASFNGTDTIDAGNQNVANGQLDIAANSVLALMFSAKVQ